The Salvelinus alpinus chromosome 21, SLU_Salpinus.1, whole genome shotgun sequence genome has a segment encoding these proteins:
- the LOC139547914 gene encoding uncharacterized protein isoform X1 — MMVARMASCGAACNLDEGDGDIPAPDQKDNAGTSTEESSEEEEDEEEEEDSDGSAEKEEGVESEEPDVEGSCNESESAPQPDAEDSLAKDVPPKPCCEKCKAVQRSQGNELVTPRRISKGRLQVQLEGEGTYECSVTGLVFEVSERVLIRYSVLSWSKFGMFLRDSWRFAGPIFNVDCVNSPSSILTSIQFPHFLCLADPDSEMTFSVLHMKDSCPVIEPSVDHSGSHVKWRVSSLSPVGPIVQSSKSVEHHGVVLVFKELALNNSYSFRIYLATNNSSDIKDIGKEVRCANKRYLKVEKPPTCKLDERRYRLMSEPEGDISPADLPFTLAVTKLKGYFEVFFEQPPPFKISLVETESDQTVWSATIREGDCVDNTVEKPRKLTDNRKRSTSTSEEELPKKRRRCADESDGVRTVQVPDVSSKQLMQVAKRQGKEWKQVAIGCLDLSSKELDDIQASEEDVIMQRFKALERWKTGRSNGQATVTHLLMSLQELDDLPNEVLKTLQDMMDNKAAQ; from the exons ATGATGGTGGCGAGGATGGCGAGCTGCGGAGCCGCTTGTAACCTGGATGAAGG AGATGGAGACATCCCTGCCCCTGACCAGAAGG ACAATGCAGGGACATCTACAGAGGAGAGttctgaagaagaggaggacgaagaggaggaggaggattctg ACGGCTCTGCTGAGAAAGAAGAAGGAG TAGAATCCGAGGAGCCTGACGTTGAGGGTTCCTGTAATG AGTCAGAGTCGGCTCCTCAACCTGATGCAGAGGATTCCCTTGCTAAAG ATGTGCCCCCCAAGCCATGCTGTGAAAAATGCAAGGCTGTCCAGCGG AGTCAAGGCAATGAACTGGTTACTCCCAGGAGGATCTCTAAAGGACGCCTACA ggtgcagctggagggagaggggacataTGAGTGCTCCGTCACCGGCCTGGTGTTTGAGGTGTCAGAGAGAGTACTGATCCGCTACTCGGTCCTGTCCTGGTCCAAGTTCGGCATGTTCCTCAGGGACTCCTGGAGGTTCGCTGGGCCCATCTTCAACGTGGACTGTGTCAACAGCCCCTCATCCATCCTCACCTCCATCCAGTTCCCTCACTTCCTCTGCCTCGCTGACCCCGACAGTGAAATGACCTTCAGTGTCCTGCATATGAAGGACAGCTGTCCGGTGATCGAGCCCTCGGTAGACCACTCTGGCAGCCATGTAAAGTGGCGTGTGTCGTCCCTGTCCCCGGTGGGGCCCATTGTCCAGAGCAGCAAGTCTGTAGAGCACCACGGGGTGGTTCTGGTGTTTAAGGAACTGGCTCTGAACAACTCCTACTCCTTTCGCATCTACCTGGCCACCAACAACTCCTCTGACATTAAG GACATAGGGAAGGAGGTGCGTTGTGCCAACAAGCGTTATCTGAAAGTAGAGAAGCCACCCACCTGTAAGTTGGATGAGAGGAGGTACCGCCTCATGAGTGAACCAGAGGGAGACATCAGCCCTGCG GACTTGCCGTTCACGCTGGCCGTGACTAAATTGAAGGGATATTTTGAGGTGTTCTTTGAGCAGCCCCCACCTTTCAAGATCTCCCTCGTAGAGACAGAGTCCGACCAGACTGTGTGGTCAGCCACCATCAGAGAAG GTGACTGTGTGGACAATACAGTTGAAAAGCCAAGGAAACTGACAGATA ACAGGAAGAGAAGCACAAGCACATCAGAGGAAGAGTTGCCCAAAAAGAGACGTCGATGTGCAGATGAGTCAG ACGGAGTGCGGACAGTGCAGGTCCCAGACGTGTCGTCCAAGCAGCTGATGCAGGTGGCTAAGCGGCAGGGGAAGGAGTGGAAGCAGGTGGCTATCGGTTGCCTGGACCTGTCCTCCAAAGAGCTGGACGATATACAGGCCAGTGAGGAGGATGTCATTATGCAGAG GTTTAAGGCGTTGGAGCGCTGGAAGACTGGCAGGTCAAATGGTCAAGCCACTGTCACTCACCTCTTGATGAGCCTACAGGAGCTGGATGACCTGCCCAACGAGGTCCTCAAGACACTGCAAG ATATGATGGACAATAAAGCTGCCCAATGA
- the LOC139547914 gene encoding uncharacterized protein isoform X2 encodes MMVARMASCGAACNLDEGDGDIPAPDQKDNAGTSTEESSEEEEDEEEEEDSDGSAEKEEGESEEPDVEGSCNESESAPQPDAEDSLAKDVPPKPCCEKCKAVQRSQGNELVTPRRISKGRLQVQLEGEGTYECSVTGLVFEVSERVLIRYSVLSWSKFGMFLRDSWRFAGPIFNVDCVNSPSSILTSIQFPHFLCLADPDSEMTFSVLHMKDSCPVIEPSVDHSGSHVKWRVSSLSPVGPIVQSSKSVEHHGVVLVFKELALNNSYSFRIYLATNNSSDIKDIGKEVRCANKRYLKVEKPPTCKLDERRYRLMSEPEGDISPADLPFTLAVTKLKGYFEVFFEQPPPFKISLVETESDQTVWSATIREGDCVDNTVEKPRKLTDNRKRSTSTSEEELPKKRRRCADESDGVRTVQVPDVSSKQLMQVAKRQGKEWKQVAIGCLDLSSKELDDIQASEEDVIMQRFKALERWKTGRSNGQATVTHLLMSLQELDDLPNEVLKTLQDMMDNKAAQ; translated from the exons ATGATGGTGGCGAGGATGGCGAGCTGCGGAGCCGCTTGTAACCTGGATGAAGG AGATGGAGACATCCCTGCCCCTGACCAGAAGG ACAATGCAGGGACATCTACAGAGGAGAGttctgaagaagaggaggacgaagaggaggaggaggattctg ACGGCTCTGCTGAGAAAGAAGAAGGAG AATCCGAGGAGCCTGACGTTGAGGGTTCCTGTAATG AGTCAGAGTCGGCTCCTCAACCTGATGCAGAGGATTCCCTTGCTAAAG ATGTGCCCCCCAAGCCATGCTGTGAAAAATGCAAGGCTGTCCAGCGG AGTCAAGGCAATGAACTGGTTACTCCCAGGAGGATCTCTAAAGGACGCCTACA ggtgcagctggagggagaggggacataTGAGTGCTCCGTCACCGGCCTGGTGTTTGAGGTGTCAGAGAGAGTACTGATCCGCTACTCGGTCCTGTCCTGGTCCAAGTTCGGCATGTTCCTCAGGGACTCCTGGAGGTTCGCTGGGCCCATCTTCAACGTGGACTGTGTCAACAGCCCCTCATCCATCCTCACCTCCATCCAGTTCCCTCACTTCCTCTGCCTCGCTGACCCCGACAGTGAAATGACCTTCAGTGTCCTGCATATGAAGGACAGCTGTCCGGTGATCGAGCCCTCGGTAGACCACTCTGGCAGCCATGTAAAGTGGCGTGTGTCGTCCCTGTCCCCGGTGGGGCCCATTGTCCAGAGCAGCAAGTCTGTAGAGCACCACGGGGTGGTTCTGGTGTTTAAGGAACTGGCTCTGAACAACTCCTACTCCTTTCGCATCTACCTGGCCACCAACAACTCCTCTGACATTAAG GACATAGGGAAGGAGGTGCGTTGTGCCAACAAGCGTTATCTGAAAGTAGAGAAGCCACCCACCTGTAAGTTGGATGAGAGGAGGTACCGCCTCATGAGTGAACCAGAGGGAGACATCAGCCCTGCG GACTTGCCGTTCACGCTGGCCGTGACTAAATTGAAGGGATATTTTGAGGTGTTCTTTGAGCAGCCCCCACCTTTCAAGATCTCCCTCGTAGAGACAGAGTCCGACCAGACTGTGTGGTCAGCCACCATCAGAGAAG GTGACTGTGTGGACAATACAGTTGAAAAGCCAAGGAAACTGACAGATA ACAGGAAGAGAAGCACAAGCACATCAGAGGAAGAGTTGCCCAAAAAGAGACGTCGATGTGCAGATGAGTCAG ACGGAGTGCGGACAGTGCAGGTCCCAGACGTGTCGTCCAAGCAGCTGATGCAGGTGGCTAAGCGGCAGGGGAAGGAGTGGAAGCAGGTGGCTATCGGTTGCCTGGACCTGTCCTCCAAAGAGCTGGACGATATACAGGCCAGTGAGGAGGATGTCATTATGCAGAG GTTTAAGGCGTTGGAGCGCTGGAAGACTGGCAGGTCAAATGGTCAAGCCACTGTCACTCACCTCTTGATGAGCCTACAGGAGCTGGATGACCTGCCCAACGAGGTCCTCAAGACACTGCAAG ATATGATGGACAATAAAGCTGCCCAATGA